A genomic segment from Gossypium hirsutum isolate 1008001.06 chromosome D04, Gossypium_hirsutum_v2.1, whole genome shotgun sequence encodes:
- the LOC107949404 gene encoding casparian strip membrane protein 1 — MAKGNGVERKSHAVQKGVSVMDLIFRILALIGTLGSAFAMATTNQRLPFFNSFTQFKARYRDIPAFIFFVAANGIVSAYLLLSLAFSFFHILRSSAQRTRLILMFFDMAMLVILTAGASAAAAIVYLAHIGNPSWNWFSFCRQFHSFCERSSGSLIGSFVAVIFMTLVIILAGVALARRP, encoded by the exons atggcGAAGGGTAATGGTGTTGAGCGAAAGAGTCATGCAGTGCAAAAAGGTGTATCAGTAATGGACTTGATTTTCAGGATACTGGCACTTATAGGAACCTTGGGGAGTGCATTTGCAATGGCCACAACTAACCAAAGGCTGCCCTTCTTTAATAGTTTTACTCAGTTCAAAGCCAGATACAGAGACATACCAGCATTCAT TTTCTTTGTGGCTGCCAATGGAATTGTAAGCGCCTATCTTCTACTTTCTCTCGCTTTCTCATTCTTCCACATCCTAAGGAGCAGTGCTCAAAGGACTAGGCTCATCTTGATGTTTTTCGACATG GCAATGTTGGTTATTTTGACAGCGGGAGCCTCAGCGGCGGCAGCAATTGTGTACTTAGCACATATAGGGAACCCCAGTTGGAATTGGTTCTCATTCTGCAGACAATTCCACTCCTTTTGCGAGCGTTCTTCGGGTTCTTTAATTGGATCCTTTGTAGCAGTCATTTTTATGACACTGGTGATTATATTAGCAGGTGTCGCCCTTGCTCGACGTCCTTAG